The DNA segment CTGAGGGGTATGTTCCATCAAATTTTGTAAATAAACCAGGTACGGACAAAGACTTCCGTGAGGTTCAAGGATCACTCGTCGAGGCTAACGAACAAAAAGCTGCAGAACACTGGCAGAAAGCACTCGATGCACTTGGGAAAGAAGAGGTTACGCTAGAAGTTTTAGGTGATGACACAGGAACATCACAAAATGTTATGGCCTATTACAAAGACCAACTAGAAACGAAACTAGAAGGACTTACCATCGATCTTGTTCAAGTACCATTTAAAGAACGTGTACGCCGCGGACAGGATTCAGAGTTTGAAATCCTTGCTGCTACTTGGGGGCCTGATTATGTCGACCCTAACACATATTTAAATATGTATTTGACAGACGGACAAAACAATAACATGAACTTCTCTAGTGAAGAGTATGATTCCCTCATCGCCAAAGCAAATGGTGAGTATGCACAGGATCCACAAAAACGTTTTGAGACTTTCTTAGAAGCTGAACGATTGCTTCTGGAGGAATACGCTGCTGTAGCACCTATCTATCAGGATGCTAAAGCACAATTATTCAGGCCGACAATCAAAAACGCATTCCCTACACCTACTGGTCCAGAGTTCGAATTCAAATGGGCATATGTAGAAGAATAATTATACAAAATACCTCTGTTGTTAAAAATGCAGCAGAGGTATTTTTATATTTTATTTAATCTAAACTTCCCTCTGGACCAAAAAATTCATAATTTCTTCGTTCCACAGGTACATCCCACTCTATAAGCGATCTATGAACTGTCTTCATAAACCCTTCTGGACCACAATAATAAAAATCCGCTTCTGGCGGGACTACTCTCCGCAGCCAAGCAAGATCAATATACCCTTCCTTATCATAATCACAATCTGTCTCCATAGGCGAATCATAAATGATATGGGTTTTAACAAACGGAAATTCCTGACTCATTTGTTTCATATCTTCCTTAAAAGCATGAACGCTTCCATTACGAGTTGCATGAATGAAATAAATATCACGGCTTTGATCTTTTATCGTTGAGGTTTTCATCATACTTATTAAAGGTGTTAAGCCAACACCCCCACTAATAAGAACAACAGGATTCACAGATTCCATATCTAAGTAAAAATCTCCCGCAGGTGCACTGATGGATATTGCATCCCCTTCACCTACTTGAGTGTGTAAATAAGTAGATACAACACCTGCTGGTTTCCCCCCATTCTCATCTTCTCTTTTTACACTTATACGATAATAGTTATTCCCTGGTGAGTCCGACAAACTGTATTGTCTTAAATGTGTGTGGTTCTCCCCAGGGATCTCGGCCTTAATCGTAATATATTGGCCGGGCCTATAAGCAGCTAACTCCCTACCGTCGGCAGGCTGTAGGTAAAAGGATGTAATGACATCACTCTCCTTAACCTTTTTCCATACACGAAACTCACGGGAATCCTTCCAACCGCCTTTTTGTGAAGCAGCTGCTTTATACTTCTGCTTTTCAACTTCTATAAATGCATTCGCAATCACTCCGTAAGCCTCGCCCCACGCCTCGATAATGTCGTCTGTTGCGGCATCACCAAGAACCTCTTTAATTGCTAAAAGTAAGTACTCACCGACAATAGGATAATGCTCAGGTTTCACGTTCAAACTACGATGTTTTTCTGATATTTGCATCACCGTCGGCATTATTGCGCTCAAGTCATCAATATGTTGTGCCGCAGCATACACTGCATTTGCCAAAGCTTTTGGCTGTCTTCCTGCCTTCTGGTTCGTTTGATTAAAAAGGTTCTTCAACTCAGGATAATCAGCAAACATTTGCTGATAAAAGCAAGTTGTAATATCTTCCCCACGCTCAGCTAGCACAGGTACTGTTGACTTAACGATTCTTACTGTTTCCTCGCTTAATTCAGTTTTTACAGACACCGCAACACCCCTTTATTTAAAGATGTATTTCCAATACATCTTTATTGTAAAAATAATTCACCTATAAAAGCAATACTTTCAATACACCTTTTGTGACAATATTATTAAAGTATTCTTATAGTGTGTGTTCAAAAAGTTGACGAATGAGAACATCGACACTAGCACGTCTTGTGCGTTCCAAGAAGTTCGAGGTACGAACGTTTTGAGGACCACAGTGTATATCTTTCATACATGAGGAACGGAAAAACCGAGCAACGAAGAAATGTGTTGTTTACCTTTCGGGGACTATTTGAACATCCTCTCATAAGCCAAAAATAAGACAACCCTTTTACAAATATGATAAGCTAATAAAAAAAGGGGAATGAGGTTTTTTATACATGCGTCTAAAAAAATATACCGATTATGCTCTTAGAGTATTAATCTATACAGCCTCTATACCCAAGGAAGAATTAGCAAGTAAAAAAGAAATATCCTATATTTTTCATATATCTGAAAACCATTTAGGTAAAATCATACACCAGTTAAACAAATTGGAATTAATCGAAACCATACGGGGTAGAAACGGTGGCATTAAGTTGGCTAAAGCACCTGAAAGCATCAATATAGGTTATGTTGTTAGAGCAATGGAAGACGACTTTCTGTTGCTAGAATGCTTTGACCGCAAGACTAACTACTGTGTAATCACACCCGCTTGTAAATTAAGACATATATTAAATGATGCCTTATACGCTTTTCTTGAGGTACTCGATCAATATACACTCAAAGATTTATTATCAAATAAAGATGATTTAAGAGAGTTAATGGATATTACCTAGTTTAGTTGTCTATTGTAACGTTATGTAAGATGCTCTCAAACAGCATACAAAAAAGCCGTTCAGTCCTGGTTTAGACTAAACGGCTTTTTTCGTCCGCTATTATTCAGCAGTGTAAGGCAATAGTGCCATTTGACGAGAGCGTTTGATCGCCTTTGTCAATTTACGTTGATACTTAGCAGAAGTTCCAGTTACGCGACGAGGAAGAATTTTTCCACGGTCGGAAATGAAACGTCTTAGCAAGTCTGTATCTTTAAAGTCGATGTGTGTGATTCCGTTTGCTGTGAAGAAACACACCTTTTTGCGTTTACCGCGTCCACGACGTGCCATGAGGCGTTCCCCCCTTCTCTATTTTAAAATGGTAAATCATCATCTGAGATGTCGATGGGTTCTCCATTATCTGCGAATGGATCATCATCTTTTTTATTATTATTAGAACCGAAGTTATTTCCTGATGGTTGCTGATTCTGATTTGGCTGGAATCCTGAACCTTGTGGGTTACCTCCACCTTGTGAAGAACCTTTAGATTCTAGGAACTGTACGCTGTCCGCAACAACTTCTGTTACAAACACACGCTTACCTTCTTGATTATCGAAGCTTCGAGACTGTAAACGCCCGTCCACACCAACAAGACTACCTTTGTTCATAAAGTTGGCGAGGTTTTCAGCAGCCCGTCTCCAAACAACGCAATTAATAAAATCTGCATCACGATCACCCTGATTATTAGAGAATGGGCGATTCACTGCAACAGTGAAATTGGCAACAGCCACTCCATTTGGCGTATAGCGTAAATCCGGATCCTTCGTTAATCTGCCGACTAAAACGACACGATTTAACATCAGAACCACTCCTTATTTGTCATCTTCACGTACAGCGATGTGGCGGATAACATCATCCGAGAACTTCGCTTGACGGTCGAATTCATTGATCGCTTCACGATCACCCTTAAAGTTGATCGTTAGATAGATCCCATCACGATAGTCGTTAATTTCATAAGCAAGACGACGCTTGCCCACTTCCTTAACATTTTCAATCTCCGCTCCATTGTTTGAAAGAATCCCGCTGAAACGCTCAACTACAGCTGTTTTAGCTTCCTCCTCGATGTCTGGGCGGATGATGTACATGATTTCGTAATTTCTCATCCGTTTTCACCTCCTTATGGACTTAACGGCCCCTTTAAAGTTAAAGGAGCAAGGAGTAATTTAACTATCATTACTCACAATGTTGTATTATATCAAAAGTGCGATAGAATTTCAATACGTTAACGAAGAGACCCGGATTACAGCTTATACGTTAAAACGGAAATGGATAACATCTCCATCTTTCACCAAATATTCTTTACCTTCTAAACGAACACGTCCGCGATCCCGAGCTACCCCCATTGTTCCAGCGTCAACAAGGTCCTCATAGGATACCGTTTCCGCACGAATAAAACCTCGTTCAAAGTCCGTGTGAATAATTCCTGCAGTTTGAGGAGCTGTCATTCCTTCTTTAAACGTCCAAGCACGAACCTCTTGTTCACCAGCTGTAAAATAGGTAGCTAGTCCTAAAAGGTTGTATGTCGCTTTAATCAGCTGATCAAGCCCGGATTCTGCAATTCCAAGGTCCTCAAGAAACTCCAGTTTCTCTTCTCCCTCAAGCTCAGCAATTTCCGCCTCGATTTTGGCACAAACAACGATCACCTCAGCATTCTCTTGAGCGGCATACTCACGAATCTGCTTCACCTTTTCATTGTCGCCTTCTCCAATCTCATCTTCACTGACGTTCGCTACATAAAGAATGGGCTTAGCTGTTAACAAATGTAGTCCCTTAACGATCTTTTGCTGGTCACTAGAGAACTCAACTGCACGAGCAGGTGTCTCCCCCTCTAATCCATCCTTGAGCTTC comes from the Halobacillus shinanisalinarum genome and includes:
- the hmpA gene encoding NO-inducible flavohemoprotein is translated as MSVKTELSEETVRIVKSTVPVLAERGEDITTCFYQQMFADYPELKNLFNQTNQKAGRQPKALANAVYAAAQHIDDLSAIMPTVMQISEKHRSLNVKPEHYPIVGEYLLLAIKEVLGDAATDDIIEAWGEAYGVIANAFIEVEKQKYKAAASQKGGWKDSREFRVWKKVKESDVITSFYLQPADGRELAAYRPGQYITIKAEIPGENHTHLRQYSLSDSPGNNYYRISVKREDENGGKPAGVVSTYLHTQVGEGDAISISAPAGDFYLDMESVNPVVLISGGVGLTPLISMMKTSTIKDQSRDIYFIHATRNGSVHAFKEDMKQMSQEFPFVKTHIIYDSPMETDCDYDKEGYIDLAWLRRVVPPEADFYYCGPEGFMKTVHRSLIEWDVPVERRNYEFFGPEGSLD
- a CDS encoding Rrf2 family transcriptional regulator codes for the protein MRLKKYTDYALRVLIYTASIPKEELASKKEISYIFHISENHLGKIIHQLNKLELIETIRGRNGGIKLAKAPESINIGYVVRAMEDDFLLLECFDRKTNYCVITPACKLRHILNDALYAFLEVLDQYTLKDLLSNKDDLRELMDIT
- the rpsR gene encoding 30S ribosomal protein S18, with amino-acid sequence MARRGRGKRKKVCFFTANGITHIDFKDTDLLRRFISDRGKILPRRVTGTSAKYQRKLTKAIKRSRQMALLPYTAE
- the ssb gene encoding single-stranded DNA-binding protein, coding for MLNRVVLVGRLTKDPDLRYTPNGVAVANFTVAVNRPFSNNQGDRDADFINCVVWRRAAENLANFMNKGSLVGVDGRLQSRSFDNQEGKRVFVTEVVADSVQFLESKGSSQGGGNPQGSGFQPNQNQQPSGNNFGSNNNKKDDDPFADNGEPIDISDDDLPF
- the rpsF gene encoding 30S ribosomal protein S6, producing the protein MRNYEIMYIIRPDIEEEAKTAVVERFSGILSNNGAEIENVKEVGKRRLAYEINDYRDGIYLTINFKGDREAINEFDRQAKFSDDVIRHIAVREDDK
- the ychF gene encoding redox-regulated ATPase YchF, with the translated sequence MALTAGIVGLPNVGKSTLFNAITQAGALSANYPFATIDPNIGIVEVPDPRLDKLTELVKPKKTVPTAFEFTDIAGIVKGASKGEGLGNQFLSHIRQVDAICHVVRAFEDENITHVSGQVDPISDIETINLELILADLETVSKRMDRVAKMARQKDKDAVAEYTVLEKLKDGLEGETPARAVEFSSDQQKIVKGLHLLTAKPILYVANVSEDEIGEGDNEKVKQIREYAAQENAEVIVVCAKIEAEIAELEGEEKLEFLEDLGIAESGLDQLIKATYNLLGLATYFTAGEQEVRAWTFKEGMTAPQTAGIIHTDFERGFIRAETVSYEDLVDAGTMGVARDRGRVRLEGKEYLVKDGDVIHFRFNV